In a genomic window of Salegentibacter salegens:
- a CDS encoding alpha/beta fold hydrolase, whose translation MLQELCLKDFENSTGTVQDIYLSFQQFGQNPETAPVVLINHALTGNSQITGQIGWWTKIVGPQKCIDTNKFSILAFNIPGNGFNGKKEHLIENYKEFTLRDIARIQALALQKLKIDKLFAIIGGSIGGALAWELAALKPELAENIIPIATDYKATDWVLANCKVQEQILNNSKEPVKDARMHAMTFYRTPQSLSKKFNRTKEEVKPCYKVEGWLQYHGDKLEERFQLASYKFMNHLLTTIDISKGSGNYLEAAKQIEGNIHIVTVNSDWFFLADENWDTYVNLSLIKSNVSIHEIRSIHGHDAFLIEASQLSRFLKPVFKTHNKENEASMMLDAKNSNKQVLKESPVSDSHFSG comes from the coding sequence ATGCTTCAGGAACTCTGTTTAAAAGATTTTGAAAATTCGACGGGAACGGTTCAGGATATTTATTTGAGCTTTCAGCAATTTGGGCAAAATCCGGAAACTGCACCAGTGGTTTTAATAAACCACGCGCTCACCGGGAACTCCCAAATAACCGGACAAATCGGTTGGTGGACCAAAATTGTTGGTCCGCAAAAATGTATTGACACCAATAAGTTCAGTATCCTGGCTTTTAATATTCCGGGGAATGGTTTTAATGGAAAAAAAGAACATTTAATTGAAAATTATAAGGAATTTACGCTTCGGGATATTGCCAGAATTCAGGCTTTAGCGCTTCAAAAATTAAAAATTGATAAACTGTTTGCCATAATTGGCGGTTCTATTGGCGGGGCATTGGCCTGGGAACTGGCTGCTTTAAAACCCGAGCTAGCTGAAAATATAATTCCCATCGCTACAGATTATAAAGCGACCGATTGGGTTTTGGCTAATTGTAAAGTGCAGGAGCAAATTCTTAATAACTCTAAAGAGCCGGTAAAAGACGCAAGAATGCATGCAATGACGTTTTATCGCACTCCGCAATCTTTAAGCAAGAAATTCAATAGAACAAAAGAAGAAGTGAAGCCTTGTTACAAAGTTGAAGGCTGGTTGCAATACCACGGCGATAAGTTAGAGGAACGTTTTCAACTGGCCTCCTATAAATTTATGAATCATTTGCTAACTACCATAGACATTAGCAAAGGCAGCGGTAATTACCTGGAAGCCGCAAAACAAATTGAGGGAAATATTCATATTGTAACCGTGAATTCTGACTGGTTTTTCCTGGCCGACGAGAATTGGGATACTTATGTAAATCTTTCCCTGATAAAAAGTAATGTGAGTATTCACGAAATAAGATCGATTCACGGGCATGATGCGTTTTTAATTGAAGCATCCCAATTGTCCAGGTTTTTAAAACCCGTTTTTAAAACCCACAATAAAGAAAATGAAGCCAGCATGATGCTGGACGCTAAAAATTCCAATAAACAGGTTTTGAAAGAAAGTCCTGTTTCAGACTCCCATTTTTCGGGTTAA
- a CDS encoding acyl-CoA dehydrogenase family protein — MSVFRKVRNTINLLKSVDMDQLAKINEQIDLSEAMKSLGQLDARQLKGLMKMLKTKQKKGQSDLPPITGDFYNLDLKLTEEQRKLQMEVRNFMEDEVRPLVNDHWNRAKFPHEIIEKFKKLNITGVPYEGYGCPNLPFLMEGIIAQEIARVDVSISTFFGVHSGLAMGSIYLCGSEEQKQEWLPKMQKLDAIGAFGLTEPNVGSGVAGGLETTCKFDGENWILNGQKKWIGNATFADVIIIWARDEDSNQVKGFLVRKGNPGYKAEKMEDKMALRIVQNAIITLTDCQIPESDRLQKADSFKDTAKVLRMTRAGVAWQAVGCARGAYESALKYTRKREQFGRPIASYQLIQNHLVEMVSNLTAMQTLVFRLSEMQDADLLTDEHASLAKVFCSMRTRDVVSRAREVMGGNGILLEHDVARFVADAEAIYSYEGTKEINSLIVGRAITGYSAFVS; from the coding sequence ATGTCCGTTTTTAGAAAAGTAAGAAACACCATCAACCTATTAAAGTCGGTTGATATGGATCAATTAGCGAAAATAAATGAGCAGATAGACCTTTCAGAAGCGATGAAAAGTTTAGGCCAGTTGGATGCGCGTCAACTCAAGGGTTTGATGAAAATGTTAAAAACCAAACAGAAAAAAGGCCAGAGTGACCTTCCTCCAATTACCGGCGATTTTTACAATTTAGATCTTAAACTTACCGAGGAGCAGCGCAAGCTGCAAATGGAGGTGCGTAATTTTATGGAAGACGAAGTTCGGCCTTTGGTAAACGACCATTGGAACCGTGCTAAATTCCCACACGAGATCATAGAGAAATTCAAAAAACTAAATATCACGGGTGTTCCTTATGAAGGTTATGGATGCCCAAATCTTCCGTTTTTAATGGAAGGCATCATCGCCCAGGAAATTGCCCGGGTAGATGTTTCCATTTCCACCTTTTTCGGTGTGCATAGCGGCCTGGCAATGGGTTCTATTTATCTCTGCGGAAGTGAAGAACAAAAGCAGGAATGGCTTCCGAAGATGCAAAAATTAGACGCTATTGGCGCTTTTGGACTTACAGAACCTAATGTTGGTTCTGGCGTTGCCGGTGGACTCGAAACCACCTGTAAGTTTGATGGTGAAAATTGGATTTTAAACGGACAGAAAAAATGGATTGGTAACGCCACTTTTGCCGATGTGATCATCATTTGGGCGCGAGACGAAGATAGTAATCAGGTAAAAGGTTTTCTCGTAAGAAAAGGAAATCCCGGTTACAAGGCCGAAAAAATGGAAGATAAAATGGCTTTGAGGATAGTTCAAAACGCCATTATTACCTTAACCGATTGCCAAATTCCTGAAAGCGATAGGTTACAAAAGGCAGATTCATTTAAAGATACTGCAAAAGTATTGCGAATGACCCGCGCCGGGGTAGCCTGGCAGGCGGTTGGTTGTGCCCGCGGCGCTTACGAAAGTGCTCTTAAATATACCAGGAAAAGAGAGCAATTTGGCAGGCCAATCGCCTCCTACCAGTTAATACAAAATCACTTAGTAGAAATGGTTTCTAACCTTACCGCAATGCAAACTTTGGTTTTTAGGCTTTCTGAAATGCAGGACGCCGACTTACTTACAGATGAGCACGCTTCTTTAGCAAAAGTTTTCTGTAGTATGCGAACCAGGGACGTGGTAAGCCGTGCCCGTGAAGTCATGGGAGGAAACGGTATTCTACTTGAACATGATGTCGCACGTTTTGTGGCCGATGCGGAGGCCATTTATAGTTATGAAGGAACAAAAGAAATTAATTCGCTCATTGTAGGTCGTGCCATTACAGGGTACAGTGCCTTTGTGAGTTAA
- a CDS encoding DinB family protein: MNSKKPEVWLRGEIKGVPALLQPAAHALLQSSEELEKYLQDFPEELLWKKPAGRASVGFHLQHLTGVLDRMLTYAQAENLSKNQFHYLKNEEKPDEKLSVGILIQNFQKKVNEAIAFLKNTPENILTKYRPVGRKELPSTVIGLLFHAAEHSQRHVGQLLITVSVLKERITNKLGE; encoded by the coding sequence ATGAATAGTAAGAAACCTGAAGTTTGGTTAAGGGGAGAAATTAAGGGTGTTCCCGCTCTACTGCAACCCGCTGCCCACGCTTTATTACAATCTAGCGAAGAATTGGAAAAATATCTGCAAGATTTTCCTGAAGAATTATTATGGAAAAAACCTGCCGGCAGGGCTTCCGTTGGATTCCATTTGCAACATTTAACCGGAGTGCTAGATAGAATGCTGACCTACGCTCAAGCCGAAAATTTATCGAAAAATCAATTTCATTATTTAAAAAATGAAGAGAAACCAGACGAAAAGCTTTCAGTAGGAATCCTTATTCAAAATTTTCAGAAAAAAGTAAATGAAGCCATCGCATTTCTGAAAAATACACCTGAAAATATTTTAACCAAATATAGGCCTGTGGGAAGAAAAGAATTGCCTTCAACGGTAATCGGATTGCTTTTTCACGCTGCAGAGCATAGTCAGCGGCACGTGGGACAGCTTTTGATAACGGTGAGTGTTTTGAAGGAAAGAATCACTAATAAACTGGGGGAATAG
- a CDS encoding O-acetylhomoserine aminocarboxypropyltransferase/cysteine synthase family protein has protein sequence MSTQKFSTNALHAGHDTKINGGTRAVPIYQTTSYVFNNSDHAANLFSLAEPGFIYTRLNNPTNDILEQRLAALEGGIAAVVTASGTAAINTTLLTLLKTGDHIVASSSLYGGTYNLLSVTLPRFGITTTFVDPENPENFKKAAKENTRAIFVESLGNPKLDVLDLKAISAEANALKVPFIVDNTVATPSLLKPIEHGADIVIESLTKYIGGNGTSLGGAIIDAGNFNWANGKFPEFTEPSPGYHGLVYHEALKEAAFIAKVRIEGLRDHGAALSPYNAFQILQGLETLEIRIKQHSQNALELATWLEQQEEVKWVNYPGLESSKYYKLAKEYLSKGQSGVVTFGVEGGFESAKVVADETKLFSLVANIGDTKSLIIHPASTTHQQLDEKQQATTGVTQDLIRLSVGLEDVEDLKADLKEAFSKIQKKALV, from the coding sequence ATGAGTACTCAAAAATTTTCAACAAACGCATTACACGCAGGCCACGATACTAAAATTAACGGAGGAACAAGAGCGGTACCAATTTATCAAACCACTTCTTATGTTTTTAATAATTCAGATCATGCTGCCAATTTATTTTCCCTGGCAGAACCAGGATTTATTTACACCCGCTTAAATAATCCTACTAACGATATTTTGGAACAACGCCTTGCCGCGCTGGAAGGAGGAATTGCTGCAGTGGTTACCGCTTCAGGCACGGCGGCAATTAATACTACGCTTTTAACGCTTTTAAAAACGGGCGATCATATTGTAGCTTCCAGCAGTTTATATGGCGGAACTTACAATTTACTAAGTGTTACTTTACCCAGGTTTGGAATTACTACCACTTTCGTTGACCCTGAAAATCCTGAAAATTTTAAAAAGGCAGCAAAAGAAAACACTCGCGCGATTTTTGTAGAATCGCTTGGAAATCCAAAATTAGATGTTTTAGATCTTAAAGCAATTTCTGCGGAAGCTAATGCGCTTAAAGTCCCATTTATTGTTGATAATACTGTGGCGACGCCTTCACTTTTAAAACCTATTGAGCACGGCGCCGATATTGTAATAGAATCGCTTACTAAATATATTGGTGGTAACGGTACTTCTCTTGGAGGTGCCATTATAGATGCCGGTAATTTTAACTGGGCAAATGGTAAGTTTCCTGAATTTACTGAACCTTCTCCCGGTTACCACGGGCTTGTTTACCACGAAGCTTTAAAAGAAGCTGCCTTTATCGCAAAAGTTAGGATTGAAGGTCTTCGTGATCACGGTGCGGCATTAAGCCCCTATAACGCTTTTCAAATTTTGCAAGGTTTGGAAACTCTTGAAATCAGGATAAAGCAACATAGTCAAAATGCTTTGGAACTCGCCACCTGGCTGGAGCAGCAGGAAGAAGTGAAATGGGTAAATTATCCCGGCCTTGAAAGCAGTAAATACTATAAACTTGCTAAAGAATATCTTTCAAAAGGACAAAGTGGTGTAGTCACTTTTGGGGTAGAAGGTGGTTTTGAATCGGCTAAAGTTGTGGCTGATGAGACCAAACTTTTCTCACTAGTTGCTAATATTGGAGATACAAAATCTTTAATTATTCATCCTGCCAGTACAACGCACCAGCAACTGGACGAAAAACAACAGGCTACCACTGGAGTAACGCAAGATCTTATTCGTCTTTCTGTGGGACTGGAAGATGTTGAAGATTTAAAAGCAGACCTAAAAGAGGCTTTTTCTAAAATTCAGAAAAAAGCACTGGTATAA
- a CDS encoding DUF4411 family protein produces the protein MKIIVDTSSWIALVRYYIPFDPKSNIYLFFKQGIEDGSIILIDEVHQECSFVAKKIVLKNLSFFNDKKNITRTTDLYPSPKFFNLIDNQFSIQSQKRRLTNVEFENRKEIFLKSADSKIILQGLKFIKEGEIADVIVVSEETSSANDHKLFKKIPAICSILKIECLTLPDLIEKFNNEINLKF, from the coding sequence ATGAAAATTATTGTAGATACTAGTTCCTGGATAGCTTTGGTTCGATATTATATTCCCTTCGATCCAAAGTCTAATATTTATCTATTTTTTAAACAAGGAATTGAAGACGGATCAATTATTTTAATTGATGAAGTACATCAAGAATGTTCATTTGTTGCAAAAAAAATTGTTTTAAAAAATCTCAGCTTTTTTAATGATAAGAAGAACATTACGAGGACAACAGATCTTTACCCTTCTCCCAAATTCTTTAACCTAATTGATAATCAGTTTTCAATTCAATCTCAAAAGAGACGATTAACTAATGTAGAATTTGAAAACCGAAAGGAAATATTCTTAAAATCGGCGGATTCAAAGATTATTTTGCAAGGATTAAAATTTATAAAGGAGGGTGAAATTGCAGACGTTATTGTAGTTTCGGAAGAAACGAGTTCTGCTAACGATCATAAGCTTTTTAAAAAAATTCCCGCAATTTGCAGTATTTTAAAAATTGAGTGTTTAACATTACCTGATTTAATCGAGAAATTCAATAATGAAATAAATCTCAAATTTTAA
- the metK gene encoding methionine adenosyltransferase encodes MAYLFTSESVSEGHPDKIADQISDTLLDNFLAFDENSKVACETLVTTGQVVLAGEVRSDTYLDVQNIAREVINDIGYTKGAYKFSGDSCGVISLIHEQSQEIYQGVDRENKEEQGAGDQGMMFGYATNETENYMPLALDISHKILIELAKLRREGKDIPYLRPDSKSQVTIEYSDDNVPQKIVAVVVSTQHDDFDENDDEMLKKIKKDILEILIPRVKKQLPDYVQKLFNDEITYHINPTGKFVIGGPHGDAGLTGRKIIVDTYGGKGAHGGGAFSGKDPSKVDRSAAYASRHVAKNLVAAGLADEVLVQVSYAIGVVEPTSISVETYRTSKVDMKDGEIAKKVAEIFDMRPWAIENRLKLRNPIYRETAAYGHMGKEPRTVTKIFKSPYSGEIKKEVELFTWEKLDYVDKVKEAFNL; translated from the coding sequence ATGGCTTATTTATTTACTTCAGAAAGTGTATCTGAAGGACACCCCGATAAAATCGCCGATCAGATTAGCGATACCTTACTCGATAATTTCCTTGCTTTTGATGAAAACTCTAAAGTTGCCTGCGAAACTTTGGTTACTACCGGCCAGGTTGTTCTTGCCGGTGAGGTTAGAAGCGACACTTATTTAGATGTGCAAAACATTGCCCGGGAAGTAATTAATGATATTGGTTACACAAAAGGTGCCTACAAATTTAGCGGGGATTCCTGCGGCGTTATTTCTTTAATTCACGAGCAATCCCAGGAAATTTACCAGGGTGTAGACCGTGAGAATAAAGAAGAACAAGGCGCGGGAGACCAGGGAATGATGTTTGGTTACGCTACCAACGAGACCGAAAATTATATGCCCCTCGCATTAGATATTTCTCACAAAATACTTATTGAACTGGCAAAACTAAGGCGCGAAGGCAAAGATATTCCTTACCTGCGTCCCGATTCTAAAAGCCAGGTAACCATTGAATATAGCGATGATAACGTTCCGCAAAAAATTGTAGCTGTTGTAGTTTCTACGCAACACGACGATTTTGATGAGAATGATGATGAAATGCTGAAAAAGATCAAGAAAGATATTCTTGAAATTCTTATTCCGCGGGTAAAAAAACAATTGCCCGATTATGTTCAGAAACTATTTAATGATGAAATAACTTACCATATAAACCCAACCGGAAAATTTGTAATTGGTGGGCCACACGGCGATGCCGGACTTACCGGAAGAAAAATAATCGTAGACACCTACGGTGGAAAAGGGGCTCACGGTGGTGGTGCATTTTCTGGAAAAGACCCCAGTAAAGTAGACCGTTCTGCCGCTTATGCTTCCAGGCACGTAGCGAAAAATTTGGTTGCTGCCGGGCTTGCAGACGAAGTTTTAGTACAGGTTTCTTATGCAATTGGTGTGGTAGAACCTACTTCAATTTCAGTAGAAACTTATAGAACTTCCAAAGTTGATATGAAAGATGGGGAAATCGCTAAAAAAGTTGCTGAAATTTTTGATATGCGTCCCTGGGCAATAGAAAACCGCTTAAAACTTAGAAATCCTATTTATAGGGAAACTGCTGCATACGGGCATATGGGAAAAGAACCAAGAACGGTAACTAAAATCTTTAAAAGTCCGTATTCCGGGGAAATAAAGAAAGAGGTTGAACTCTTTACCTGGGAAAAACTGGACTATGTAGATAAGGTTAAAGAAGCTTTTAATCTGTAA
- a CDS encoding ImmA/IrrE family metallo-endopeptidase: MKLEHNISRIEYLLELYRLSVEELLNIISEGIKNPITRDDLFSREIKVSTLKKIDKVFNKGLNYYLDPSEPHHSKDASIFFRKDNFNSDLNIGAKKVVNQFEDLKISLSAISKLTDFNLERNFRIYNVQDSPLEVATEVRKVLYPSITARKLRDFLKLLIDSFAESNIMVFEFIETWNKKDKANINGFFLSPNTIVLKRQQKSFRREIFTLVHELGHFLLNEEEIEEVDYKSISKNHLSKIENWCNEFAYYFLVGEYHTEIDNLEKAHANNDYHHNLIDDISRETHLSTLALYTRLLYDNKISQKDYTKIKHEIKLAFQEKVAEENKIKELEKLQGIKRGGSVPKPINSPLFINTLQNALYDGIINEYEFCKKLKIKPEKMEQYI, from the coding sequence TTGAAATTAGAACACAATATATCTAGAATAGAATATTTATTAGAATTATACAGACTTTCTGTAGAAGAGCTTTTAAATATTATTAGTGAAGGAATTAAAAATCCTATCACTAGAGATGACTTGTTTTCAAGAGAAATTAAAGTAAGCACTTTAAAGAAGATAGATAAAGTTTTCAACAAAGGCTTGAATTATTATCTAGATCCTAGTGAACCCCACCATTCAAAGGATGCTAGTATCTTTTTCAGAAAAGACAACTTTAATTCTGACTTGAATATTGGAGCAAAAAAAGTAGTTAACCAATTCGAAGATCTAAAAATCTCCCTATCTGCAATATCTAAGTTGACAGACTTTAATTTGGAAAGAAATTTCCGAATTTATAATGTCCAGGATAGTCCTTTAGAGGTAGCGACGGAAGTAAGGAAAGTTCTTTATCCTTCTATAACTGCCAGGAAATTAAGAGATTTTTTAAAGTTACTTATAGATTCATTTGCCGAGTCCAATATTATGGTTTTTGAGTTTATAGAAACCTGGAATAAAAAAGACAAAGCAAATATAAATGGATTTTTTTTGAGTCCGAATACAATCGTGTTAAAGAGGCAGCAAAAATCATTTAGAAGAGAAATTTTTACTTTAGTTCATGAGTTAGGGCATTTTCTATTAAATGAAGAAGAAATTGAAGAAGTAGATTATAAATCTATCTCTAAAAATCACCTTAGTAAAATTGAGAACTGGTGTAATGAATTCGCTTATTATTTTCTAGTTGGCGAATACCATACTGAAATAGATAATCTTGAAAAGGCTCACGCCAACAACGATTATCATCACAACCTAATAGATGATATTTCAAGGGAGACACACCTTAGCACCCTAGCACTTTACACAAGATTGCTGTATGATAATAAAATCTCTCAGAAAGATTATACCAAAATCAAACATGAGATAAAATTAGCTTTTCAGGAAAAAGTAGCAGAAGAAAACAAAATTAAAGAATTGGAAAAATTACAAGGAATTAAAAGAGGAGGCTCTGTTCCAAAACCAATTAATTCTCCCCTATTCATAAATACACTCCAAAACGCCTTATATGATGGAATTATAAATGAGTATGAATTTTGTAAAAAACTTAAAATAAAACCTGAAAAAATGGAACAATATATCTAA
- a CDS encoding universal stress protein, translated as MKTFKNILVAVDFNEAVGELMSYAESIAEKFGAKIWVVHVAAPDPDFVGFDTGPQYIRDMRADELRDEHKELQQIRDMFIGKNIESDALLIQGSTVETVLEEAKKLKADMLIVGTHTHSFFYNLFAESVSVELFKNSEIPVLSIPIEEEK; from the coding sequence ATGAAGACTTTCAAAAATATTTTGGTAGCGGTAGATTTTAATGAGGCCGTTGGAGAACTTATGTCATACGCCGAAAGTATTGCTGAAAAATTCGGGGCTAAGATCTGGGTGGTTCACGTAGCCGCCCCAGATCCCGATTTTGTTGGTTTTGATACAGGCCCGCAATATATTAGAGATATGCGAGCCGATGAATTAAGGGATGAACACAAAGAATTACAGCAAATTCGCGATATGTTTATTGGCAAAAACATAGAATCTGATGCACTTTTAATTCAAGGTTCTACGGTAGAAACCGTGCTGGAAGAAGCCAAAAAGCTAAAAGCCGATATGCTAATTGTGGGCACCCACACACATAGTTTCTTTTATAATCTTTTTGCGGAAAGCGTTTCGGTAGAATTATTTAAGAATTCTGAAATTCCCGTGCTTTCTATTCCTATCGAGGAAGAAAAATAA
- a CDS encoding pyridoxal-phosphate dependent enzyme, producing the protein MISKEDFTKLHLEISPYIHRTPVLSSGLLNKLAETEIFFKCENFQKMGAFKMRGATAAILALNDKERAKGVVTHSSGNFAQAVSLSAKSLGILAYIVMPSSAPQVKKDAVKTYGGEITECEPNIKAREKAAEEIQQETGASFLHPSNQLEVIYGQGTAAIELLEEKPDLDIIITPVGGGGLIAGTALAANYFGNNCKTIGAEPFEVDDAYRSLKSGKIETNSSTNTIADGLKTQLGDKNFPIIQKFVSEIIRVEEDEIINAMKLIWERMKIVIEPSSAVAFAAVLREKEKFRGKKVGIIISGGNVDLSNLPF; encoded by the coding sequence ATGATCAGTAAAGAAGATTTTACCAAACTACATTTAGAAATATCACCATACATTCACCGCACCCCGGTCTTATCTTCAGGTTTATTAAACAAATTAGCCGAAACTGAAATCTTCTTTAAATGTGAGAATTTTCAGAAAATGGGTGCTTTTAAAATGCGTGGCGCTACCGCTGCTATTCTCGCTTTAAACGATAAAGAACGAGCAAAAGGAGTGGTAACGCACTCGTCGGGCAACTTTGCCCAGGCGGTTTCGCTTTCGGCTAAAAGTTTAGGAATTCTGGCCTATATTGTGATGCCATCTTCTGCTCCTCAGGTTAAAAAAGACGCGGTAAAAACTTACGGCGGAGAAATTACAGAGTGCGAACCCAATATAAAGGCCCGGGAAAAAGCTGCAGAGGAAATTCAGCAGGAAACCGGCGCCAGTTTTCTTCATCCTTCCAATCAATTAGAAGTTATTTACGGGCAGGGAACCGCGGCGATAGAATTACTGGAAGAAAAACCCGATTTAGATATTATAATCACACCGGTTGGCGGCGGCGGACTTATTGCCGGAACTGCACTTGCTGCAAATTACTTCGGAAATAATTGCAAAACAATTGGCGCCGAACCTTTTGAAGTTGACGATGCTTACCGATCTCTAAAATCGGGGAAAATTGAAACTAATTCCAGCACCAATACAATTGCTGATGGATTAAAAACCCAGCTTGGAGACAAGAATTTTCCCATAATTCAAAAGTTTGTTTCTGAAATTATACGAGTTGAAGAAGATGAAATTATCAATGCTATGAAGCTTATTTGGGAACGTATGAAAATTGTAATAGAACCTTCCAGCGCAGTTGCTTTCGCCGCAGTTTTACGCGAAAAAGAGAAATTCCGAGGAAAAAAAGTTGGAATCATTATTTCCGGTGGAAATGTAGATTTAAGTAATTTGCCTTTTTAG
- a CDS encoding homoserine dehydrogenase family protein: MKKVNIILFGIGNVGSTLIQQLLGAKEQWEKHSGVSVSIPVIANSKKALFKAEGISETWQKDFKKSAKKYKLEDILDFTKENDLEHLIAIDATASKEFVELYIRLIQNGFNLVAANKVANTLSADFYKKLRKELDYHGKYFHYETNVGAGLPIVQTVQGLHQAGEKVTKIRGVFSGSLSFIFNTFSENKEKFSDVLRKAGRLGYTEPDAREDLSGNDVGRKLLILARELQLEKEFQEVKIQSLIPEKLNGKTSAEEFQRRIGELDEIFFQHKKEQNKDHVLRYIGEIEVGSANLEAKLISEPKNTALGQIKGADNIFEIYTESYGDQPLVIQGAGAGAAVTARGVASDVLKLSQRLN; encoded by the coding sequence ATGAAGAAAGTGAACATAATCTTGTTTGGAATAGGTAACGTAGGCAGTACCTTAATCCAACAATTACTCGGTGCAAAAGAGCAGTGGGAAAAGCATTCCGGGGTTTCGGTAAGTATTCCGGTGATAGCCAATTCAAAGAAAGCGCTTTTTAAAGCTGAAGGGATTTCTGAAACCTGGCAAAAGGATTTTAAAAAATCTGCTAAAAAGTACAAACTGGAAGATATTCTCGATTTTACTAAGGAGAACGACCTGGAACATCTTATCGCCATCGATGCCACGGCAAGTAAGGAATTTGTTGAGCTTTATATTCGGTTAATTCAAAACGGATTTAACCTGGTGGCTGCAAATAAAGTTGCTAACACGCTTTCTGCCGATTTTTATAAAAAGCTTCGTAAGGAATTAGATTACCACGGAAAATATTTTCATTACGAAACCAACGTGGGCGCAGGTTTACCAATTGTACAAACCGTACAGGGATTACACCAGGCAGGAGAAAAAGTCACTAAAATTCGTGGTGTTTTTTCTGGTTCGTTGAGCTTTATTTTCAATACTTTTTCTGAAAATAAAGAGAAATTCTCTGATGTATTGCGAAAAGCCGGAAGACTCGGTTATACCGAACCCGATGCGCGGGAAGATCTTTCCGGAAATGATGTAGGAAGAAAATTATTGATCCTGGCGCGCGAGCTTCAGCTGGAAAAGGAATTTCAGGAAGTGAAAATTCAATCTTTAATTCCGGAGAAATTAAACGGAAAAACTTCGGCAGAAGAATTTCAGCGTAGAATAGGTGAGCTGGATGAAATATTTTTTCAGCATAAAAAAGAACAAAACAAAGATCACGTACTGCGGTATATTGGGGAAATTGAAGTAGGAAGTGCCAACCTGGAGGCAAAACTTATTTCTGAGCCAAAAAATACTGCGCTGGGACAAATTAAAGGCGCCGATAATATTTTTGAAATTTATACCGAATCTTACGGCGATCAACCGCTGGTAATTCAGGGAGCCGGTGCTGGAGCCGCGGTAACCGCTCGTGGGGTAGCAAGCGATGTGCTTAAATTATCGCAAAGACTAAATTAA
- a CDS encoding 2-hydroxyacid dehydrogenase, translated as MSLLVVSPGKDPKAWVEALKNQHPGLNIYVYPEDHDKEEVDFALTWNHPRGIFQNYPNLKVVASMGAGVDHITSDEELPENVIITKVVDDRLAEDMGTFVLTLILAHQRNLLHYRESQINEKWEPVSYTRNNDVKVGILGIGNLGQSVSKCLLKNGFQVIGFSKNKKDFENVESYAGEDEFDEFLEQSDILVNMLPLTPETEKILNIELFEKLPKGAYVINVARGEHLVEQDLLAKVDDGHLSGAALDVFWEEPIRDEHPFWKHPKIRVTPHVASVTHPNSVVPQIIENYERVQDEEELKNVVKRDRGY; from the coding sequence ATGTCATTGTTAGTTGTTAGTCCGGGAAAAGACCCGAAAGCTTGGGTTGAAGCTTTAAAAAATCAACATCCGGGTTTAAATATTTACGTGTATCCAGAAGACCACGACAAAGAAGAGGTAGATTTTGCCTTAACCTGGAACCATCCTCGAGGAATATTTCAAAATTATCCAAACTTAAAAGTTGTTGCTTCTATGGGCGCCGGGGTAGACCATATTACCAGTGATGAAGAGCTCCCTGAAAACGTAATTATCACTAAAGTTGTAGACGATCGCCTGGCAGAAGATATGGGAACTTTTGTACTAACCCTTATTCTGGCGCATCAACGAAACCTGTTACATTATCGTGAGAGTCAAATAAACGAAAAATGGGAACCTGTTTCTTACACCAGAAATAATGACGTTAAAGTTGGCATCTTGGGAATAGGTAACTTAGGACAAAGTGTTTCTAAATGTTTATTGAAAAATGGCTTCCAGGTAATAGGTTTTTCAAAAAATAAAAAAGATTTTGAGAACGTAGAGAGTTACGCCGGGGAAGATGAATTTGATGAATTTTTGGAACAGTCAGACATTTTAGTGAATATGCTTCCACTTACTCCTGAAACCGAAAAAATACTGAATATAGAATTATTTGAAAAACTACCTAAAGGTGCTTATGTGATTAATGTTGCACGGGGCGAACATTTAGTGGAACAGGATTTATTGGCTAAGGTAGATGATGGCCATCTTTCTGGGGCAGCATTAGATGTGTTTTGGGAAGAGCCAATAAGAGACGAACATCCATTTTGGAAACATCCAAAAATTAGAGTAACTCCACACGTTGCCAGCGTTACCCACCCAAACTCTGTAGTGCCGCAAATTATTGAGAATTATGAAAGAGTACAAGATGAGGAAGAACTTAAAAACGTGGTGAAGCGAGATAGAGGATATTAA